A segment of the Sphingobacterium oryzagri genome:
GCTTATCCGATAGCGTGCGAACAAACTTTTGATCGACTTGAAGCACCTTAGCCGCCTCCATGACATTGGAAAACAAGTCCCGAATAATAGCTAAGTCCATCGTCGTTCCTTCCGAGACCGACACTTGCTTTCCCTGAAAGTAAAATAGGTTTTCGGGCGTGGTTGATGGAGAAGTAATCAAATAGCCGTCTTTCGCTATCAGCCAGTCCACACAAAAACGTGCCGCATCTTTCATAATCGGATAGGCTTCTTTCCGTAAATATTTCTTATCACCGGTAAAGGCATAATGTTCCCAAAGATGCTGGGAAAGCCAGGCCGCGCCCATATACCAGTTAGCCCAAAGCGGATCGCCGCCACCTACATCGCCTACAGCATTGCTCAGCGCCCAGATATCAGAATTATGATGTGCTACCCAACCATCTGCGCGGTAGTATTCTTTCGCTGTGCGTTTACCCGTATTAGACAGGTTAGCGATAAAGTTCAACAGTGGCCGATGCAACTCCGAAAGATTCCCACTTTCGGCCGGCCAGTAATTCATTTGCGTATTGATGTTGATGGTATAATTCGAGCTCCAGGGCGCGCGAAATTCTTTATTCCAAATGCCTTGCAGGTTTGCTGGTGCACCCGTAGCATTCGAAGCGGATATTAGTAGATAACGGCCGTATTGAAAAAAGAATGCTTCCAGTTTGGGATCGTAGTTGCCGTAAGAATAGACCTTGAGCCGAAGATCGGAAGGCAATTTATCATTTACTTCGGTATTAACGCTGTCTTTAAGATCGAGGGCAACCCGGTCAAAGAGCGTGCGATACGAGGCTATATGGTCTTGCCGAATCTGCTCGTAAGATTTTGTAAGCGCTCGCGCCATAAGATCAGAACTTATGGCTTTCTCGTCAAGCCCGTCTTTATCCGGACACTTATCATATCCGTTAAAACTGGTTGCTGCCGTTAGATACAAAACCACTTCTGTTGCTCCTTCGATATGCAGCTGACCATCCACTACAGCTACCGTTCCATCGGTGGGAATGGCTTTGAGCACCGATTGCACACGCATACCATTACAACCAGATACGTCCTCCCACGCTATCGGATCACGACCTTGTTGGTTGTAATACGGTGGATCGACGCGTGCGGGCGCTTTTGCCTGCATCAACAACTGATCGTTACCAACGGCTGTTACCGTAGGCCGCAGCTGGCTTTTTAAAGCAATATCCAAGGCTATCGTTTGAGGTTTATTGGCTTTGATTTTCACGACCAATACCTGATCTGGCCTTGATACGAAAACCTCTCTCGTATACTTCACACCATCCATCTCGTAAGCCACCGAAGCAATGGCTTTTGATATATCTAAATCACGTACATAACGCTTCGATTTGTTACCCGACTTGAACGATTGCCGAATACGCAAGTCGCCCAAAGGCAAGAAGCTTTCCGAATAATGCCCTTGCATTTTTCTTGTCAACTCCTGCGCCTGCTCATAATCTTTCCGAGCCAGCGCTTCCCTTATCGGTTTTAAAAATTTATGCGCCTCGGGGTTAACATGGTCCTTGCGCGGGCCTCCCGACCATAGAGTTGTCTCGTTAAGCTGTATCAGCTCTTCTTCTACACCGCCGAACAACATCGCGCCGATTTTCCCGTTCCCGACGGGCAGCGCTTCCACCCATTCGTTAGCCGGATTTTCATACCAAAGTTTCGCGTCGCGCTGTGCATAGGTAAAACCAATGGATAATAGCATCCCTATCCATAAAAATATTCTTTTCATAGGTATTTGATTAGTAATAGTGTATGTTATTTAATTAACGCAAGTATATACGTTCTTGTTAGTTGTTTCTTACGGGTTTCATGGATTAAAATCGTGATCTTGTTTCGTTGGAATCTCCCTTTTTGTATAGTCTGTGGCCGAGACATTAAACTGCTCTTTGAAACATTGTTTGAAGTAAGCCACACTACTCATGCCCACCATAGACGACACCTCCAATACCGTATGTTTTCCGGTATCCAGCAGCTGCGCAGCAAATGCAATCTTGACTTTCCGTATAAATTCACTGACCGTCATTTCCGTTAGCCCCTTCACTTTACGATACAATGTCGAGTGGCTCATATGCAGACGATCGGCCAGAAACACCACATCCACCTTATCAGAAAGCACGTTATCGAGAATGATCGATTCTACTTTATCCAGAAAAACCCGGTCGATGGTGCTTATTTTTTTCTGCACAGCCTCTTCTTGATTTTTAATGTCGCCCGACCTCAACAGGTTTGCAAGCTTCTTTCTAGATTTCAAAAGATTTAAAACTCGGCTTTCCAACAAAGAGGCGCTGAAGGGTTTTGTCAGATAAGAGTCTATCCCTATGGCATAACCTTCCTTTCTATCTTCTACACTATCTTTTGCCGTAAGCAATATAATAGGAATATGACTGGTGCGGAGGTCACTTTTCAGGGCTTTACTCATCTGGAAACCGTCCATTTCGGGCATCATCACATCACTGACGATGATATCCGGGATACTGCTATAAGCTTGCTCCAAGCCCATCTTTCCGTTTCGTGCACTTAGGATACGGTAATCAGCAGATAACATGCGGAGAATGTAATCCATGATATCGTCATCATCTTCCACCAGCAAAACAATAGGTTTAGCATCGTCTCCTAATTCGGAAACATGGTTTTCTGTTGGCGCCACCTTACTTTCCATGTGCAGCGCTTCTGGATAGTCGTGATCGAGTCGTAACCGCAAGACAAATGATGACCCCACACCTGGCGTGCTTTCAAAATCAATAGTTGCATCGTGTATATCGGCTAAACTTTTTACCAATGCCAGTCCAATACCCGTTCCCGATACGTTATTATGTTTAGCTACCTGATAATATCGATCAAATATTTTGCGCTGTTCATCCAAAGGAATACCTCTTCCCGTATCGGTAACGATCAAATCTACAACGTCGTGATGCTGTTGGTATGTACGTTTAATTGTAAGGGTGACTTTCCCTTCGTCGGTGTATTTGAAAGCATTGGAAAGCAAATTTTCGAGGATGGTGCCCACAACATCGAGATCGAAGAACATATAAATTTCCTGATCAGTCCTAACAAGCTCAAATGATACAGGACGATTAAGGCTGTACTCCTTGTACTTGATGGCAATATCCTCGATAAAGTTGACGATATCCATGCGTCTAACTATCAATTGTCGATTCTGATCTTCGATCTTTTGAAATGCTAAGATTTGCGTAACCAGACCCAATAAACGCGCTGCACTTTTGTGAATTATAGCCACCTTATCCTTTAATTTTTTAGACAGGTCGTTTTCCTGCTTCATGTCTTCCAATGGACCAAGAATAAGGGTCAATGGTGTTTTCAGTTCATGGGTGATATTGGTAAAAAACCGTATACGCTCTTTATGCAAGTCCTGCTCTTGCTGGTGGTTCATTTTTTCCAAAAGAAGCGTATTTTCCAAAGCCATCTTGCGCTTATAAAAACGAAGTAATGTCCAGACAACGAGAGCCAACAGCAGCAGATAAAATGATTTGGCCCACCAAGACCACCAAATTGGCGGATAGATCGTAATCTTTTGTGTAAGGATATATGCAGACCAGTCTTGGTTTAAAACGCGTGATCGGATTTGCAGGGTATAATTACCGGGCGGCACATTTCTGAAAACAATATTATTCCCCTCTACCTCATACCAGGCGTCGTCAAGACCATCCAGCATATAGCTATAGGCTACCAAAGGACTGATCGCGTAATCTAAGATATTAAAAGAGATATCCAGCGTATTTTGATCGTAGGATAAGGATATAGGCTTATCGGTCAACACTTCCGTAGCAGCATTTACAGCACTCGAATTTCCGGTAAGCACCTTAAAAGACGTTATCTTCGTTTCAGGCAACGCAATACGGGTAGGCACTTCATCTGGATTAAAAAAGCAAAGTCCATTTTGCGACCCAAAATACAGCTGTCCTTTGTTATCCTTGGTCACCGAACCGCTCATAAAGTCGCCTATCGGAATTCCGTAGTGGTAATCGTAATGAAAAAAAGTATTATCCTGAGGCAATAATTTCGATATGCCGGTTACCGAGCTAAACCAGATGTCGCCTGCTTCATCCGCTACGATTGCTCTGATATCCGGCTGTTCTTTGAGCCGGGTATCGCGGACAACCGTAATGTTCTTTGGCCCGTCAAAGCGCGCTAAGCCTTCGGCCGTTGCGCACCAAATGCGACCTTTTTTATCGCGAAACAAATGGTTGATCGTATTCGATGGCAATCCAGTATCCATTTGATGCCTGGCGATCACATTTCCCGTACGATCCAGCACGATTACCCCCTGACCAAAAAAACCGATGTAATAATGGCCATCGTTATCTTGCGCTATTGCTCGTACCAACACAAGAGACTGCCGCGAACCGGGAAATTTCTTTAGCCGCTCCCCTGTCGCAGTGGGCGAATAGACGTAGATTCCATCCGTCGTACCGATCAAGATATCGCCTTTATCATCCTGATAAAACGTTCTGATATCTGTACTTCTTCCGTTTACGGTGAAATGCGTTTCATATACGCCTGCTTGATTAAAAACATAGACATCGCCTTCGAATGTTCCAAAATACAAGCGTCCATCCCGGTCGCGCAGTGAAGCAATGACGGCATCGCTCGTTAAGTGGCCGTTTGCCTTGTTGAATACGTTGCGGCGTCTACCGTCGGCAAATACATTAATTCCCCCACCATCGGTGCCGACCCAAACATTGTCAGACAAATCGGTTGTTACACCCCATACGACCGGATTACTCAATACCGTTGGTTTTGTCTGTATCGGCGAGTAAGACCATACTTTAAAATAGTTGCCCCGATGGCCAATAAAGTTTATACCGCCACCGTAGGTGCCGAGCCAGATATTACCGAAAGAATCTTCATAAACGTGGCGCACGGTTGAATTGGATAAACCATAGCGATCATCCGAGTAAAGCACATTCTCCAAATATATATCTTTGGAATCCAGAAACATTTGCTTGTTTATATCAAGAAAGCTAAGACCACCTTTCTCTGTACCCACACATAATTTACCGTCCTTCAATTGCGTGATGGAGTAAATGCTATTGGATGGCAAGGATCCGGATCTATTCGCTTGATGCTTAAACACGACAAACGAATCGCTTTCTTTCCGATAAAGCGCCAATCCGTCGTCTGTGCCGATCCACACATTGTCGCTGTTATCGACAAAAATGGTACGCACGACGTCACTAGGCAGACTATTCACATCAGCGGCTACGTGCCGGAAGTTCTTTACTTTTCTGGTTTGCAATGCGATAATGGAGAGCCCGGCGTCTACATGGCCGATATATAAATTCCGGTTGTTATCTTCCTTGACTGACCACACAAAATTACTTCCTAACGCAGGAAAAGCTTTTTTATTGAAATGGTTGAAGGTTTCCTTTTGTCGATCAAAATACGCTACGCCTTCCGAAAAAGTGGCAACCCAGAGGCCACCTGTGGATGCAGGAGCAATATCGGTAATATCGTTGGTGACAATGGATTGGGCATTTTTGGGATCATTCTTGTAATGCTTGATTTCCCCTGTTTTGCTATTGATACGATTCAACCCATCACGTTGGGTTGCCAAATACACGTAATCATCTTTCTGGTCTGCAAATATGCGGTTTAGATTATTGCCCGATATGCCCGATTGATCGGCCTTCTTTTTGAAAACGGTAAATTTACGTCCATCAAAGCGATTTAAACCGGATTCTGTAGCAAACCACAGGTATCCGCTACGATCCTGCGTAATACTTACTACGTAATTATTGGAAAGCCCCTGCTCGACGCCGAGTTTCTGCACCTCGTAGTTTTGGCAGAAAGCGCGCAGCCCAAACAGAACATAACAGAGAACAATACAAATTAATCTCAACATCGAATAAAACAGGTTTACAGCGTAATGATAGCTCTGCCAAAAATAGAAATAATCTAGCAGCTACCTGCTGAAAATAGCAGCCGATAGCAATATTGACCGATTATTTGATGAAATTGACGATTATCTGTAAGGTAAGCGTAATCGAGGTGGTCTGCATACATCTATACAAGCATTAAGGCTTAATGCCGCTTATTGCGCTCCGTTTATGGCTGTTGAATGCAATAATTTACGAAGTAATTTCTTATTGTATTTTTATACCCTTGCTACACAACCTATTTCACTCATTCAGTTAAAGAAGATTTAACGGAAAGATCACTTTTCATGTACTAAAAAAGTACGATGCTTTTTAAAGATGGGAAAGGGTGACCGATAGACTTGTTCACCCTTTCCCCTCCTAATTGCCGAGGCTCCATATGCTTTGCCTCAAAAAAATTTTATGTCTATTACGATCCTAAACCAGGTGCATAATCAAACCAATCGAAATAGGCTTTTGCATCCGAACGTTCAGACGGCGATGAGCTGTACAGGCCGATCATCACACCGGTAAATCCACCGGCAACTTCTGTCGACAAATAGCGCGTATCTAAACTTCCGAGTGCGGCATATTCCTTTGCTTTATCGTCTTTAATAAAAAATGAATAGTGTTGTGGCGTTCCCTCAATTTTTAAGTTTACCTGATTGGAAGATACCGCTTTTTCGCCAGCGATATAAGCCAGCGAACCTACGTTGACACGCAACTGAACCACATATCCAGCATCCTTCTTTCGGATCAACAGGTCATAATGATGCGTATTGTTTTGCAGGAGCGTTATACCCGCTTCTGCTTCTTGATCTGTAGACGCAAGCTCCAACGCTGTTTCAGCGATGAAATCGTGCGCTGTTTGACGTCGTGCTACCATAGAAACAGCATCCAAATCATTCAGCGTATGCTTACTAGCCGAAATCCTTAATTTTCCTTTTCTTTCAGCCAGTGAATAATGCGCGCGGATAGGATTTCGCAGAAATTGCCATTCCACACCCAATTCAGCCTGATCAAATTCGGTGCGATTGTGTTTCGCTTTAAACGGAGACAATGGCAGTGTAGGCACATCCATCGTGATATCTACCGTTCCATTTCCATTCACTTGCGGCCATCCGCCAGCAGGCCAATCTACCGGTGCCAGAAAAGTTTCCCTGCCCAGAACGTGATAATAGGCATAGCGCTGCGTCACGCGAAAACCTAGAAATACCGCCCACCAGGAGCCATCAGCAGCCTGAACTAGATCGGCATGGCCTACACCTTGAATAGGATTGCCTTGGCCAATTCTATTGGCGTGCGTGAGGATAGGATTTAGCGGACAGGACTCGTAAGGTCCAAGGAGATTTTTGCTGCGCCCAATGGTCGCGCTGTGCATATATTCTGTGCCCCCCTCTCCAAGTAGCAGATAATAATAACCATCTTTCTTGTACATATGCGGTGCTTCCGGAAAGCGCCCGCCTATTCCTCCCCAAACCAGCGTTTCCGGTCCGACGACTTTCCCGGTTTGCAAATCAATTTCGGTAACCCGTATTCCCTGATCTCCTTGCGTAACAAAATAGGTTTTACCGTCGTCATCCCAAAAAATATCCGGATCAATACTTTTGATGTCCACCCAGATCGGATCACTCCAGGGCCCTGTCGGCTTTTTAGCGGTACAATAGAAATTGCCGCCGCCAGATACATTGGTACAAATAACGTAGAATGTGCCATTATGGTAGCGAATGGACGGCGCAAAAAGTCCGCCCGATGCAGGTGCATTTTTTAGCGGTAGCTGCTCATCTCTCGTGAGGCAATGCCCTATCTGCTCCCAGTTGACCAAATCTCGGCTATGATAAATCGGCAAACCGGGAAAATATTCAAATGAAGACGTTACGAGATAAAAATCATCTCCTACCCGGCAAATGCTTGGGTCAGGATTAAAGCCCGGTATAATTGGATTTCGGTAACCTTGCTGCGCATAGGCCGCGGTGTATGCTGAGGAGGTAAGCACGATCCATAAAAAACAACGAATAAGATATTTCATAAAACTACTTTTTTCTATTAACAGGTGATTATTTAGCAGATACCCTTCTTGAATCTAGAAGATCTATCAGCCATTACTTCTTCTGCAGGGGGATATCGAGATAGACCGGCTTCATGCCGTCTGCCTCGGCTTTTACCCTGATTTCTCCGCTATTCCCTAGCTTGCGCACCACCGCCAGCGCCTTACCATTTAACGTCTGGCGCTCTGAAGCGCCGAAAGATGTGGTATCGGTGGGATTGCCGTTATCCGTCGCCATCAATTCCCCTGCACCTTCCACTTCAAATCGTATATTTACCGCTGCACGCGGCACCAATGTTCCTTTCCTGTCGCGCACCGTGACCTGTACAAAAGCTAACGCATGCGCTTCATAACTTGCAGATTGTTCCTGCATTATAGCCAGCGCATGTGGCTCTCCACTGGTGCGGACCATCGCTTGTTTAACCACCGCACCTGCGCTTCTTGAGATAGCTTTTAGTTCCCCCGCTGCAAACGGCACTTTCCAAGAAACATGCAGCAGCGAATCTGCCTTGGCTCGTTTTCCCAAAGATTTTCCATTCAACAAAAGTTCGACCTCATCTGCGCAGTTATAGTAGGCTACAACATCGACGGTATCGCCGACCGACCAATTCCAATGCGGAAGAATATGCAGCATCGGTGTAGTTGTCCAAACACTTTGATAGAGGTAAAAAACATCCTTCGGGAAGCCTGCCATATCCACGATCCCGAAGTAAGAACTTCGCGCTGGCCAGGTATAAGGTGTCGGCTCGCCCAAGTAGTCAAATCCGGTCCACACATACATGCCCGAAACCCAGGGAAGGCGCTCGGAAAGAAACAGGCTTTCCTCATGCGTAGATCCCCATGGTGTGCGCACATGATCGTAGGCCGATATCTGCTTATCAGCATTCCCACCGTCAAAAGGAATATCCCAACGCGAGGGCCATAAACGCACGGTATCGATGGATATGTTATCGTAATGCCCCCGTGTGGAAAGTGCCGATACACTTTCCGTAATAATCAACGGACGATTAGGATGATCCTGTGGAAAGCTGCGCCAGTGCAGGTGATTGTAATTATAACCCAGCAAATCCACGGCTTGCGAACTTAGCACCGGATTTTTTGTGGATAGCTCATTATTGGCAACAACCGTCGGTCGTGTGCCATCCAAGCTATCGACCAGTTCGGCCAATCGCTTTGGAATCGAGCTGCCCAGCGCCACAGAATGCC
Coding sequences within it:
- a CDS encoding hybrid sensor histidine kinase/response regulator; protein product: MLRLICIVLCYVLFGLRAFCQNYEVQKLGVEQGLSNNYVVSITQDRSGYLWFATESGLNRFDGRKFTVFKKKADQSGISGNNLNRIFADQKDDYVYLATQRDGLNRINSKTGEIKHYKNDPKNAQSIVTNDITDIAPASTGGLWVATFSEGVAYFDRQKETFNHFNKKAFPALGSNFVWSVKEDNNRNLYIGHVDAGLSIIALQTRKVKNFRHVAADVNSLPSDVVRTIFVDNSDNVWIGTDDGLALYRKESDSFVVFKHQANRSGSLPSNSIYSITQLKDGKLCVGTEKGGLSFLDINKQMFLDSKDIYLENVLYSDDRYGLSNSTVRHVYEDSFGNIWLGTYGGGINFIGHRGNYFKVWSYSPIQTKPTVLSNPVVWGVTTDLSDNVWVGTDGGGINVFADGRRRNVFNKANGHLTSDAVIASLRDRDGRLYFGTFEGDVYVFNQAGVYETHFTVNGRSTDIRTFYQDDKGDILIGTTDGIYVYSPTATGERLKKFPGSRQSLVLVRAIAQDNDGHYYIGFFGQGVIVLDRTGNVIARHQMDTGLPSNTINHLFRDKKGRIWCATAEGLARFDGPKNITVVRDTRLKEQPDIRAIVADEAGDIWFSSVTGISKLLPQDNTFFHYDYHYGIPIGDFMSGSVTKDNKGQLYFGSQNGLCFFNPDEVPTRIALPETKITSFKVLTGNSSAVNAATEVLTDKPISLSYDQNTLDISFNILDYAISPLVAYSYMLDGLDDAWYEVEGNNIVFRNVPPGNYTLQIRSRVLNQDWSAYILTQKITIYPPIWWSWWAKSFYLLLLALVVWTLLRFYKRKMALENTLLLEKMNHQQEQDLHKERIRFFTNITHELKTPLTLILGPLEDMKQENDLSKKLKDKVAIIHKSAARLLGLVTQILAFQKIEDQNRQLIVRRMDIVNFIEDIAIKYKEYSLNRPVSFELVRTDQEIYMFFDLDVVGTILENLLSNAFKYTDEGKVTLTIKRTYQQHHDVVDLIVTDTGRGIPLDEQRKIFDRYYQVAKHNNVSGTGIGLALVKSLADIHDATIDFESTPGVGSSFVLRLRLDHDYPEALHMESKVAPTENHVSELGDDAKPIVLLVEDDDDIMDYILRMLSADYRILSARNGKMGLEQAYSSIPDIIVSDVMMPEMDGFQMSKALKSDLRTSHIPIILLTAKDSVEDRKEGYAIGIDSYLTKPFSASLLESRVLNLLKSRKKLANLLRSGDIKNQEEAVQKKISTIDRVFLDKVESIILDNVLSDKVDVVFLADRLHMSHSTLYRKVKGLTEMTVSEFIRKVKIAFAAQLLDTGKHTVLEVSSMVGMSSVAYFKQCFKEQFNVSATDYTKREIPTKQDHDFNP
- a CDS encoding glycoside hydrolase family 43 protein, with product MKYLIRCFLWIVLTSSAYTAAYAQQGYRNPIIPGFNPDPSICRVGDDFYLVTSSFEYFPGLPIYHSRDLVNWEQIGHCLTRDEQLPLKNAPASGGLFAPSIRYHNGTFYVICTNVSGGGNFYCTAKKPTGPWSDPIWVDIKSIDPDIFWDDDGKTYFVTQGDQGIRVTEIDLQTGKVVGPETLVWGGIGGRFPEAPHMYKKDGYYYLLLGEGGTEYMHSATIGRSKNLLGPYESCPLNPILTHANRIGQGNPIQGVGHADLVQAADGSWWAVFLGFRVTQRYAYYHVLGRETFLAPVDWPAGGWPQVNGNGTVDITMDVPTLPLSPFKAKHNRTEFDQAELGVEWQFLRNPIRAHYSLAERKGKLRISASKHTLNDLDAVSMVARRQTAHDFIAETALELASTDQEAEAGITLLQNNTHHYDLLIRKKDAGYVVQLRVNVGSLAYIAGEKAVSSNQVNLKIEGTPQHYSFFIKDDKAKEYAALGSLDTRYLSTEVAGGFTGVMIGLYSSSPSERSDAKAYFDWFDYAPGLGS